The region AGGAGGGAAGCACAGAGCCAAGATCTGGACTCCCAGCTGGAGGCTTTACACTAAGCATGCAAACTCGAtgtcttaaaaatgttttccaattttccatctcttttaccTGATGTTCTTTCGCAGGCCTTTATCAAATGTactagaaaagcttttgtatacacatatataaatgtatgtaaaacatacatattttagaaaacttatgaatttggGCCTAGTTgaaaattttatgacattttgatttcacatgtttgacttagtatgaatagaatgctagatttctaattaaaaaaatagatacacaacAATTAACAGagttttactgtatagcacagggaactatagtcaatatctatgaaaaataatatatatgtataactaaatcacctAGCTCtgcacctgaaacactgtaactCAACTactcttcaataaaatatactatgctaataaaaaaattaagttgaattCAACCCCATATCAGGTTAGAGACTAGTTGCCATATCTCCAAATGATCAATTGCTCAAAATCCAGCCTCTATTTTTAAACTagtgtatgtatgtaaatatgaCTACAGCCTCAGATTTTTTATTTAGGAGCTGTGCGAATATTTGAGGCAAGAATGACATGTTAAGTTATCCTATGAACTTCTCCCAGCATTAAAATGTCTCTTCTTTGGATAGATACTCactattttaaacttaaaatgcaGCCTCAAGGAGATCACAGTAGGTTTCGAGTTCTCTAGACGATCATAGTTTATGGTCCTTTCCCATCGGCCCTTCCCCCCAACtccaaaacaggaaaacaaaagtagACCAAAGGAGCCTGCAGTTTCAGAGGTCTTTACAGGCTGGCTCACCTCTATAAGGTGTTAATGGCCAATTCCACAGTTACTTCGCTACATAGTTTCAAGGGAAATATCTATTTGATTCTGCAAGGTTCTACAGTATTTGTACGAAAATAATCATATGGGCCCTAATTACGGAAGAGATACAGGGAAGAATAACTCTGTGTTGGAGACTATTTGTTCTTCACAAATGTGGTGTATGGGAAGCCTTCCTTTAGTTTTGTATCTCATCTCTGATCCTGAGTATCTGTTAGGTAGTCGCTAAAATGAAAAAATGCCTGGAGTACTTTACTCCTAAATGTCACACAGGATTCTGCTTCTGAAACCAATTTGATATGGCTTGtaccctctcctgccccctcaAGGAATAATATTCCTGTTCTACATTTTGATGCCTTATCGACACATTTTTATGGGAAAagctaatagaaaaaaaaactacGTTGTAGAAAACATGAAGTTTAGGGTGGTGGTGTTTATCTGTTGAAGTAGTTTTTCTCTAGGCTGGAGATTTTGTcaattgaatttataaatttcaCTTCTCACATTGATGACTAAACTAGCAGAATTAGTTAACATGAAAACAGACTgcattttttaataacaaaatagaGTAAATTACAAAGAATATTCCTTAAATAGCATCACTATCATTAAGTGATACttgcaattcttaaaaaaaaaaaaaaagaagtcattgaTTGCTGCTTCACTAAAGGCAAATTACAACTGGAAATATATCCAGACATAGAATAGCTGCAGTAAAGCCTTTTATTAATTCAGACTTCAAGTATTTACTTATGCTGCAATCATGGCTCTTCTCATTCTTACTATAAAGGTTTAAgttataaataatactgtaagAGCTATGTTTAACCTGCTTAAGAGAATAGTCTTTAAATGACTTTGGTGCATTAGTTTTATGAAAGCAAGTGGTTCTGTAAATTATGAATTCAGACTTACTACAAGTATTTGCCAAGTTTACTGTTTTTCCTTCTAttagatatttaaaattcagatttttcaCTAATTTATGCTGATTTCACTAATTAATTCTTGTTTAACCAGGCTAATCCAGTAAGTTTAGTTACTTCAGTAAGTGTATTAGTGGAAAAACTCTAACCAGCTATGGAAATATGTTTCCTAAATGGAGAGTCTGATAACCACATCCTCTTCAGAAAAGAACTGGGCAAGTGAAAGGATTGGGAGGGAGTGGTaggtgggggttggggtgagGGGGGGTGTTTAGGATGAAGGAGAAAGTGATGGCACTTTTAATTCTTGCTATTCTGTTTTCCAAGGAAGGTAACAAGATATCACAGCGAAGGATACTGTCTTAGTGGCAGATATGTAGGCAAATCCTGTCAGATGTAGTCTTCCTTTGATGGGTCTCACTAACACACAGGTCTCCAAGAACTCAATGTGTGGCCTATTTTCTTGCAATAGTGCAGGTACAGGGCCCATGCTTCAGGTCTGTTTCCATATCTTTAACTGCAGATGCAAATACTTGGTTATAAAACCACCCCAGGACCTTGGTTGAGATTTTGAAATGTGCCTGATAGAGGTTCTTGCAGATATAGGTTCCTAGAGCCCCAGTGCATGTGTCAAGTTATAGAGGCATATGGAAGCACCCCAAGGAGAGGATTACAGACCGTGGAGTTGAGAAGGCCTTCAGAGACTTCTGGTCTAAGCTTCTGCCTTGTGAGTGAGGAAATTAATGGCCAGAGACTCAGGAGGGCTTGCTCAGCATCTCATAGGCAGTGATCAATTTGGAACCAGAATTACCGAACTCCCAGTCCTTTCCTTGACCGTATTAAGATGACTCTGCACATTCAGAAGATAAtagtattgtaaaaaaaaaaagaatcttgaaatTAGCCATTTGACACTAATCTTTCTTAGGTGGAATTTGACTAGTTCTCTTATTTACCACACCAGCCCTTTCTATGGTCAGAAAAATGTACACAAAGATTAATCATgatttggaggccccaaaaatcACCCATTATGAAGTGTTACCTGTTGGTACCAATAGTGTACACTAATCCTCTTCTATGGCATTTAACACAGAATActtaaatttatctatttatacTGGTCTGTTGGGCCTGTTAGAGCTTTATAGCTACAGAGATCatgccttccttcttccttttatttccatggTGCCTGGTTCAATAATTAATGAATGAGTACATGAAATTCaaggctttcccagtggctcagcagtaaagaatctgcctgtaatgcgggagacactggtttgatccctgggttgagaagatccccgcaggagggcatggcaaaccactctactattcttgcctggagaatcccatggacagaggagcctggagggctacagttcatagggttgcaaagatttggacacgccTGAAatgagtgagcatgcacacacatgaaaTTCAGAACCTAGGGAAGAGGCAGTGGTACTTTCACATAGCTGGTGCAGTCACAAGCAGCTCCTGAAATCACTGGGCGAAAGCCAGGGCTGGCTTTCCCATTTGGTGACCATCCCTCACTgtggtttgctgctgctactgctgctaagtcgtgtcagttgtgtccgactctgcccgaccccatagacgacagcccaccaggctcctctgtccctgggattctccaggcaagaacactggggtgggttgccatttccttctccaatgcatgaaagtgaaaagtgaaagtgaagtcgcttagtcgtgtccgacttttatcgaccccatggactgtagcctacgaggctcctctgtccatgggatttcccaggcaagagtactgcagtgggatgccattgccttctcactgTGGTTTAGAAATCGTAATAGCTGACCTacattgagcttccctggtggttcagacggtgaagaatctgcctgcaatgtagaacaccagggttcaatccctgggttgggaagatcccctggagaaggaaatggcaacccactgcagtattcttgccttgagaattccacagacataggagcctggtgggctacagtcgatggggtcacaaagagttggacaccaatgagcaactaacacacattggGGGCTTATGTGCCAAGCACCACTCCAAATGTTTTGCCTGCATttactcatttcatcctcacaacgcTATGAAATATCACCTGGGGAGGTACAAATACCACCCTATGGTACAAAGAAGGTGCAGAGAAGTAATTTGCCTGGACTTACAACCTCAGCATCCTGAAGCCAGATCATGTGCTTTGGCTCTAGTTTTTGGCCTCCAAGCCAATTCATATACCTGAAAATTTCAATACAACCATGGCAAACTTCCTGGAATTCCCCCAACTGGACTTACACATTTACCTCTCTACGTTTCCCTTCCCATTCGCATCTCTTCTCTTCCTTGACCGCATCTGTCAGGTCTCCGCTTCAGGTGCCAACGCTCTGAAGACCTTACCTGGCTTACCCTCCAATCAGAATCCATCTCTCTGTTCTTAGGTGCCCTTTGTTGAAACTTTTCTGGCACGTCCCTCATCAGGCCTGGGATGAATCACTTGGATGTTTGTATATCTCCCCAGCTAAACTGAGAGCTctgggagggcagggggtgggtgggtCTTAATGTTATCTTTTTAGCTCTGGCAGGGGGCTTGCTGGGCACTCAGTAGGCACTAGGGTTTTCGGAGATGAGAACCATTTGTTTTATGGAGTCGCGAGATGCCCTTGGGCGGCTGTGTCTTGTCTGGGACGACGGTGTGGGCTGAGCCGCCCTGGCCCGGCCGTTCTCCCCGCCGGCCCCCACCCGCCCTGGCCTGGCTTGCCGCTTGGCAAGGCTCCGGCGGCCGCGAGGGCCTCTGCTGCCCCGACACTGGCCTCGGCCCAGTTTCCCGGCTTCTAAATGCGGCCCGGAGCTACCGGGGGGACTGGAAAAACACTGGCAGGCGGCCCCACCCCCGGGCCCGGCGGGTCGGGCGGCCGCGTTTCTGCGGCTAAGGGCCTGCTGCTTGGGAGGCGCTGGGGCCTCGGGCGGGGAAGCGGGGGAGGCGGCCGGGCGCGGGCGGCTGCCTGCCTGTCAGCGGGAGCGGGCGCGGGCTCGTGTGTCAgcggctccctcctccctctccccccgcCACCGCCCGCCGGGCCTCCCGGCctcctgccgccgccgccgccgcccgctccCCCCgcggcctggcaggctgccggcTGCACAGGCGGGGGTTCGCGCCGTTCTCACGACCTCTCAGGTTGCCTGAGCTCATCTGGGAGCTATTCATTTCCTGCCAGAAAGCAGCCGGGCCTGCTAAGCAAACCACCTTGGCCGCAGGGCCGCCGGGGCTGGCCCGGCGTGGCCGCCCCGGCCTGCTCCCCGCCCGGGCCGCGAGCCGCGGCGGCCTCCCTGGAACCCCCGGCGGCCCCGGCGGGCGCGCGGCGGGGGCAGCTTGACCGCCCATCTGGTTGCACTTAGGAGCCGGGGAGGAAGCTAGCAGCGGGTTGTTACCGGCCAAGGGGTGTGGGAAAAGTTAATTGACTTTAATGACAGGTTTCCCGGGACGGCGGTGACGATGAGGGGGTCCAACTTAACCCCTAGGTCCCCACTCCAGCAACACGTGGGGTGGAATGGGGCGCGCGGAGGGGGAGCTCCTCCCAGTTGCGGCAACTCGCTACTTAGAGAAGGCTCCCGACTCTAGACCTAGGAGAGCCAGCCACCCCTCCACCCCGCGACcgctccaccccccgccccgcttCCAGTTCAGCGCCTTTCCAGCTCCGGATGCTGCCGGGCACGGCGGGGGGCCCGAGCCCGGGAGGGTCTCCATTCAGAGGCTAATGCAAGCGGCTGCAAGGCTGGCGGCCCGCATCCGGACGTGGAGATTGGAGCCGCGCCTTATCGGGAGCCACCGGCACCGCCCCGGGGCGGAGGAGAGGGGCTGCTGGGTGCGACTCAAGATTGTGTAGTTAGTTCTGGCCCGAAGGATCCTGATGTGGGCTAGACTGAAGCTTCTCCTCTCCCCCAGCTAATTACTGCAGAAAGAGCCTGGGTGCAGGGGAGTACAGGGCCTTAGAAATAAACACACTCCTTTCACGGACTTGGAAATGTCCCGGAGAAGGGAAATGACTCACCCAAAGAGATACTGTGAGCTCGACGGCAGAACCGGCATAAGAGCCTGAAAATCCCCACTGGGGCCTAGGGTACCCCCTTTCTTTTCGTTTTGTACGGAAATGCCTCATCTACTAGTTTAAACCCAAATTTCAGGGAAAAAAGACCACTTTCAAActacaaattattttcaaaagaacaAATGTTTACGTCTTCTAACATCATCACTCCCCTCAATATGTGTCCTTTTGATATTAATAAAAATCCTCTTTTTTCAGTTGTTCCCCTTCAGCACAGGGAAGATGAAGAGATTGAGTTTTGAGTTGATTTAATgattgcagtgtgtgtgtgtcaatttttaagaatataaatgcgtttttataaaaatgagattCTGTTGTCTCCCTTATTTCTGCCAGGAGGCTTCCGGTGGAGCCAGAGGACAGATTTACCAAGTGAAGCATTTGAGCTTGGGTTGTGTCATAAAAGAGCAATTGTTATGATGTCTGTGTTTAAACAGGAGAGAAATGGCAGAATATGATATGATaaagaagagtgtgtgtgtatgactatTTCTTTGGTGGGAAGGTATGTTGAGCACCTTTCACAGAGGCAAAATGAGGCAAGTAGGagccaaaaattttaaagcattttttaaacctTTCGCTCTAGATCTGAAGCTGGATGGAAGGTATTTGAGTAGAACACTGACTGCTGTCTGCTAGATCATTTCAGTGATAGAGCGGCTCTCCACACTGGCCTGTGGGAAAGGCCAGCCAGGCAGGGGAGAGGTGAAGCTtttgaaataagacagaaaatcGTTGGCTTTATCTTTGTTAGGAAAGCTTCAAAGATTGATCTCTCCCGCCTCATCCTTCTCCTCCCAGAAGCCCTTCTAagagaaggggtgggggtgggggcggtaaGAGGAGGCTGGCGGGAGGGGCCGGGCCGGGAGGACGACTGGCCGGCGGTGCGGGAGGAGGGCGCGCCCGCCAGACCCACAGCGCGGCTGATGTGTCTGGTCTCGCAGCGCTCGTGGTTTTCATTTCCCCAACACCTGGATGCAGTCAAACACCTGGCCAAATCTGACAAAATCTGACAAGCCTTTGTGATGGGATTTGGAAGAAATTCCCTGCAGATCCTGGCACAGTTTAAAGCTGTCCGCTTTGAGTTAGGACTTGTTAAGGAGGGTTATGTGAGCTGAAACCCGAGACAACCCTTTTGCTTCTATCTGGAGCCCACATCTTGCCTGGAAATGGGGCATGACCAAGCAAAGGGGTCGCTTGCTGTTTGTATTAAAAGGGGAAGATGGCCTGTGTGCTTGCCAGGACGGCCTCCACATGCTTTCTCTATTAGAGCCAAGCACAGAAACTTATCAAAAACATATGTCTGGTGTTAATCATCTGGACTGGGGCTCCACTTGGGAGTCTAACTAGCTGTTCCTTGGCAGAAGGAATCTGTTGACCTTCTCAGCTTGCTTGAAGAGGGTGCAGAGAGGCATTTCAAACTTTTAGGTGCTGTTACAGAAAATGTCTAGCTGCAAGGATTGACTTTAATTAGAGAAAGACTCCAACACTTGAAGGCTGGAGCTGCAGCTATGAAGACTTTTTACTCGGATGCTGGTGAGATGCCCTAGGGCACTAGTGCTGCAGGAGCCACCCTTAAATGTGTGGCGGGCACAAAGTACTGGATTGATTAACTTCATGAACTCAGCCCCCTTCCATCTTCCTCAGAAGGAGCCAGTATGAGAAccaggactgaatgactttagTTGCAGGTGGGTAAAAAGGGTTTTGAAATCTTTTAAGAGACTGACCACAAATTGATCAAGGAAGCCATAACAGATGGGTTCTCACAAATTAAATGGAATTTAGCTCAAGGAGCCATGGTAAAAGGCTTGAtgggtttttaaaatgttcttttaataACAAAAGGAACCAATTCCTGAATTCTCAGATTATGTGTAATTCAAATTCTGCCAAGACCTTCATTTTTacatattctaaaaataattctaaGTCATAAGAGCCTTCactctttttacttttattatattttctcaaataaaCTTCCCAAAAGGAAGATATTTTAAGAGCATTTTCAAACATCTTTGGCAtcacataaaaaagaaatctcgTGTAAAAAACGAAATGTCATCTGAACTTTTATCATACAAAGGCGCAATCCAATatgaacatataaaatatatacaaatatagtgCATGGTCAGTCACTTAATACAGCTCTCTACAAAAAAGtaactttagaaattaaaaaaaaaaagtaaccactTAATCTCAAaagtcctcccttctctctcatgGTCCAAGTTCCTGTTTATCGTCCGGAGGGAAGAGAGATGGTTTGGGGAATTTAGGGGGAGGGATGGCCTGAGCCCCTCAGTTCCGCCACGGTCTCCACATGGAGTCTGCCGTGAGAGAGGGGCCGCTGGAAGGTGACACTGCGTTGGGGCCCACCGAGGTCCCGCTGTTGCTGGTGTAGACTGGGATGACTGGGCCGCTGTGAGCGAAGGCCCCATTAGGGATGAGGAACGCAAACTGGCCGTCTGGAGCCGGCACCACCTGGAAGCCGCCGAACACCTTAGCCGCCTCTCCAGCAGGGCTGCCCAGCTTGCAGGGCGCGCCGCCGGGAGGGGGCGCCGCACCCCCGGGGATCGGCacgagcggcggcggcggcgcgaaCGGCGCGTGCTGCGGGCCGCCAGGTCctggcgggggcggcggcggcgcctgCAAGGCGGGGTGCGGCTGCCCTGGGTAGGTCATGGCGTTGATCTGGGTCATGCAGTTGGCCAGGTGGCCGAGGAGTCGGGTGCGCACCTCGGTGTTAACGCCCTCACACGTGGACAGGAAGCGGGTCACCTCGTTCATGCACTCGCTGAAGCCGGCGCGGTACTTCCCCAGCACGCTCGGGTCTGTGCTTAGCGCGGCTGCGGGCCAGAAGGAGACGGATGGGTCACCGAAAGGCCCTGGCCCCGAAGCCATCGCCTCCGCCCTGGGAGGTCCTCGCGGCGCGCCTCCCTGACCACCCGCCCGCGGAACTGCCTCTGGGTAGCcggctgggtttagaaaaaccCTCCACCTAGCCACACTAGCTTGGCGACAGACCCCGAGACGCTCCCTCTCCATTCCCTGTCGCTTCATTTAACCCGATCTGAAGCCTCAAAtttgcctcctccccacccccgcgcGATGTGACCTTGGATAGTGCCCTTCCCCCTCTTCTGCACCATCCGAGCCTTATTTCCCCTTATGTAGCGGGCGAGGAGGGCGTGCTAAACTAGATGACCCCAAGCTCCACGCAGCTTAAAAACCACCACGGTTCTAAATCCtttcacccccccccccatccgCTTCCCCCACTGCCaagccgcccgccgcccgccgccctcGCCACTAcaacctctctccctccctttccggAACAGTAACAACTTGGAGTTGTGGCTATAAATAAGCCCCAGACCGTGGGAACGCAAGAGTGAGCCAAGGCAGTAAAATGTAGCTGAATGCCTCTCACAACCACGGGCGGAAGTCTGGAAGAAATCACCGCGGGGCGAGAGAGACGCCCGCAGAGGGGGACGCGGCGAGCCGCTCTCACCCGTCATCTGTGCCCGCTGCAGGTTCCGGAGGTGTTTCACTGTCATTTCCAGAATGTCCGCCTTCTCCAGCTTGGAATGCCGCGAACTCTGCACAGAAGaggaggcaaaggaggaaagtgaGAGCCTCGCCAGAGGTTTCGGAATGGTGGGGGTCCGTCCCTCCCCCTGGCCATGGCGGCGACAGCCCTAGACCTCGGCTAGAGGGGCCCAGCTCTCCCGCCTCTGAGAATGCAGTGCAGGCAGGGAAGACCCCGCAGGCAAGGGGATTTCATTCTTAATacctgggagagagagaaaaaaagaattacccACTTACATCTTTTTTAAGAGCATCCAAAATCAGTGTTTTTAGCTGGCTCAGACTTTCATTTATTCTTGCTCTTCGTCTTTTCTCCATGATAGGCTTTGATGActgtaaagaaaatttttaaaaaagagcgcTTGAGTTCCCATGGGACCTGCCATTTCTCCCCGCGATTTTAAGGGAGAAAAGAGCCCCAACCCCGACTTAATTTCTTGGGGGTGCAGGGAAATACAGGTACTGCCCTTACCTTTCTGTGCTCAGATGCTGTCTTTGGTTTATCCGGTGTCGTGTTGACACTGGCTGGGGTAGCAGCCACCGGGGACGAGGAGTTTTTCTCCATTATATCAgctggcattttctttttctttttttaatccctagagaattttatttttggagttcttcacacacaaaaaaattgtcTTGCTTATGTCCCTTTTACTTTATACTTTCTCAAAACTACTGAGCAAGTGCTGAGGGTTTATTATAATATCTTATGGCTACTTGGTGATCGGTAGCGCAATTCCAGGACCAAGGAGAGAGGTAGACGGGGGATTCCGCTGTTATCAGCACCAGCTCCGGATCCTGTGTGATCCCCAGGCCCTGGCGGCCTCTATATATATCTGGGACTGCACGCGAACGGCTCGTGTGAAACTTCCCAAACTTTCTTTCCCACAGTAACTTTCAGCCAATGGGAGGAGGAGACACGCGGCACCGCTCGTGGACCGCGCCCCCCCATTGGCCGCCAGGCACAAGGCCTGGCGGCCAATGGCGCGCGCCTGAGCCCGGGGCACCAGAGGCTACAACGTCAATCAAAAGGATTTTAACCCTTTGCTACTCTCCCTGCTGGCCTTTGCTTTAGAAAGGATTTTTCCGCATTGGGTTTGCTCTAGTCTAGTTTATTTCTCTTGGGGCTTCGGCCTttgctctttatttcctttcataTGTAATAGAGCTGCTTTGCCagtaataagttcatttgaaatatatatttttaaaggtttagaAGGACAGGGATTAAAGGTTATAAATGCAGTGGTTAGAACGGGGGAATGTAAGGGTGTGAGTTACGAAAAGATCTAAGTGATTTCCCTCTCAGACTCCGCACGTTCGGGGGAGGAGGGGGGTGAAAGTTGACCGTGCAAAAAAGGgcaaaaaattttccttttgcatgcagaaaaggaaaatgtgccTCCATCTTATATTTGCAGGTTTTTCAGAGCAAGGTGGTTTTCGATCCCCGCACCCCTCCCCCGGTCCGTCCCTCATTTTTCCTCTGGAGTTGGGGGCCTCGGACCCCGCGCTTCCCCAGGAAACAATCAGAATAATTTCCAACTGAGCAGAAAGGAAATGGAATTTCAAATGAAAGGTTAACAAGGGGGACTTTGATGGCAATGCCTCAAGGACGCACGCACGTCCTTGCCAACTTTTCCCTTTCCATCCGCCCCCTCTCGGTTCTGCAGCGCGCCGAGGCGGCCTGCCGAGCGGcagcctctccctccttcccgcCCCGCGGGCGGCCAGGGCAGCCTCGGCACCCGGCGCGCGCGGGCCCTTTAAGAGCTACACCAGCCGAGCTGCAGTTTGACATCAGCCGGCCGGCGAGGGCGCGCCTGGAGCCGGAGCACGTGCCAGGATGTTTTATTGCCGCCGCGACTGCGGCCGGGCagggaggatgtgtgtgtgtgcgtgcgtgtgtgagtgtgtgcgcgcGCCCCGGGGGCAGGGAggcggggggcggcggcgggcggcggaGCGCGGGGGCTGGTTCCTGGTCCCCGGGAGAAGCCAAGAAGGTAAATAGCAGCTGCTGTGCTCGAGCCTGGGAAAACCCCGCCCCCTGCGCCTGGCCTGGGCTCATTGGCGCGCGCTgcgtgtggggtgtgtgtgtgtgtccccggGCCCCCCCCTCTCCTCCGGCCCCCGCCGGGCCTGGAATCCGAGGGGGCGGCGGGCTGGGAGCCTAGCCCAGGCGCTGACCAACCGCCCCCACCCCAACTACCCCCGGGCCAAGGTCAGCCCTTCCGGGCGGGGAGCGCACGCCCTGGGGTGGAGAGTGGGGAATTATTCCAacccccccctccacccctgaTTTCGGGCTTGAGGTTTTAACTCCGCCGAAAGCCTCACTTGCAACAGcccgggggaggggtggggacctTCTTGTTTGCTCCCTGCCCTGGCCCTCCCTCCCCCCGCGGGGCCCCCGGCGCCCGCCGTGGTCACGAGATGCCTGACCGCACTTAGGAAGCGGCCGGGTCAGCCTCCTGCCTCCGCTCGGCGGCTGCGGTTAAAGCGGCTTCGCGCCGCCCGCCTTCTCTCCGAGTCCAGGGAGGCCGGGCAGCTCCCCCTCGCTGCACCCGGGAGGCCGCCGGCGGGCGGCCGGGAAGAGGCGGGCGGCGCGGGCGGCTGCGTGCTGCCGGCTGGCCGGGCCGCGCGCCGggaggagccgccgccgccgccgccgccgggtgCCACGTGGCGGGCGCCGGGCCGGGAGCGCCAGGGCTCTGGCGGCGGCCTCCCTGGGGGATTTGCCGCGCAGGGCGGGCGACGCGCACTGTCCCGGCCGGCCGCCGTCGCCCCCGCCGCCTCCCTCCCGCTCGCCCGCCTGCCCGGGTCGCCAGCCCCCGCGCCCCCACCCCTTCCGCCCTTCCCGCCGCCCAGGAGCTCGGGGAGCTGCTCGGGCGGCTTGGGGCAGCCCAGGAGCCGAGAGCGCG is a window of Ovis aries strain OAR_USU_Benz2616 breed Rambouillet chromosome 1, ARS-UI_Ramb_v3.0, whole genome shotgun sequence DNA encoding:
- the HES1 gene encoding transcription factor HES-1, which gives rise to MPADIMEKNSSSPVAATPASVNTTPDKPKTASEHRKSSKPIMEKRRRARINESLSQLKTLILDALKKDSSRHSKLEKADILEMTVKHLRNLQRAQMTAALSTDPSVLGKYRAGFSECMNEVTRFLSTCEGVNTEVRTRLLGHLANCMTQINAMTYPGQPHPALQAPPPPPPGPGGPQHAPFAPPPPLVPIPGGAAPPPGGAPCKLGSPAGEAAKVFGGFQVVPAPDGQFAFLIPNGAFAHSGPVIPVYTSNSGTSVGPNAVSPSSGPSLTADSMWRPWRN